From the genome of Bacteroides sp. MSB163, one region includes:
- the typA gene encoding translational GTPase TypA: MQNIRNIAIIAHVDHGKTTLVDKMLLAGNLFRSNQSTGELMLDNNDLERERGITILSKNVSINYKGTKINIIDTPGHSDFGGEVERVLNMADGCILLVDAFEGPMPQTRFVLQKALQIGLKPIVVVNKVDKPNCRPEEVYEMVFDLMFSLEATEDQLDFPVIYGSAKNNWMSTDWNTPTDNIFALLDCIVENIPAPTQLEGTPQMLVTSLDYSSYTGRIAVGRVHRGTLREGMNVSLAKRDGSFVKSKIKELHTFEGMGRAKVSEVSSGDICALVGIEGFEIGDTICDFENPEALPPIAIDEPTMSMLFAINDSPFFGRDGKFVTSRHIHDRLMKELDKNLALRVRKSEEDGKWVVSGRGVLHLSVLIETMRREGYELQVGQPQVIFKEIDGVKCEPIEELTVNVPEEYASKIIDMVTRRKGEMVKMESAGERVNLEFNMPSRGIIGLRTNVLTASAGEAIMAHRFKEYQPHKGEIERRTNGSMIAMETGTAFAYAIDKLQDRGKFFIFPQEEVYAGQVVGEHSHDNDLVINVTKSKKLTNMRASGSDDKVRLIPPVQFSLEEALEYIKEDEYVEVTPKAMRMRKVILDEIERKRANKN; this comes from the coding sequence ATGCAAAATATTAGAAACATTGCAATCATTGCCCATGTTGACCATGGGAAAACGACGCTTGTCGATAAGATGCTCTTGGCGGGAAATCTGTTCCGCAGCAACCAGAGCACAGGTGAATTAATGCTGGATAACAACGACTTGGAACGTGAACGAGGAATAACGATTCTCTCCAAAAACGTTTCTATCAATTACAAAGGAACTAAAATCAATATCATTGATACTCCGGGACACAGTGACTTCGGAGGTGAGGTAGAGCGTGTATTGAACATGGCAGACGGATGTATCCTGTTGGTGGATGCCTTCGAAGGTCCGATGCCCCAGACACGTTTCGTGTTGCAGAAAGCTCTGCAGATTGGCCTGAAACCCATCGTTGTGGTGAACAAGGTAGACAAACCGAACTGTCGTCCGGAGGAAGTATATGAAATGGTGTTCGACCTGATGTTCAGTCTTGAGGCTACGGAAGATCAGTTGGATTTCCCTGTTATCTACGGTTCTGCGAAGAACAACTGGATGAGTACGGACTGGAATACTCCTACTGATAATATCTTCGCATTACTGGACTGTATTGTAGAGAATATACCGGCTCCCACGCAGTTGGAAGGTACTCCGCAGATGTTGGTGACTTCTCTGGATTATTCTTCTTATACCGGACGTATTGCTGTAGGCCGTGTACATCGTGGTACGCTTAGAGAGGGGATGAATGTATCTCTGGCTAAGCGCGATGGAAGTTTTGTGAAATCAAAAATCAAGGAACTGCATACATTTGAAGGTATGGGACGTGCGAAGGTATCGGAAGTTTCTTCCGGTGATATCTGTGCGTTGGTAGGTATCGAAGGTTTTGAAATCGGTGATACGATCTGTGACTTTGAAAATCCGGAAGCATTGCCGCCTATCGCTATTGACGAACCGACTATGAGTATGTTGTTCGCTATTAATGATTCTCCTTTCTTCGGTCGTGATGGTAAGTTTGTGACTTCTCGTCATATCCATGACCGCTTGATGAAGGAATTGGATAAGAACCTTGCCTTACGCGTACGTAAAAGTGAGGAAGATGGTAAATGGGTAGTTTCCGGTCGTGGTGTACTTCATCTTTCTGTATTGATTGAAACCATGCGTCGCGAAGGTTATGAGCTTCAGGTTGGTCAGCCGCAGGTTATCTTCAAGGAGATTGACGGTGTGAAGTGCGAGCCGATTGAAGAACTGACTGTGAACGTTCCCGAAGAGTATGCCAGTAAGATTATCGATATGGTAACCCGCCGTAAGGGTGAGATGGTGAAGATGGAGAGTGCAGGCGAACGTGTAAACCTGGAATTTAATATGCCTTCACGTGGTATTATCGGTTTGCGTACGAATGTACTGACTGCTTCTGCCGGTGAAGCTATCATGGCACACCGCTTCAAAGAATATCAACCGCATAAAGGTGAGATTGAACGTCGTACCAACGGCTCCATGATTGCCATGGAAACGGGAACGGCTTTTGCTTATGCCATCGATAAATTGCAGGATCGTGGTAAGTTCTTTATCTTCCCGCAAGAAGAGGTGTATGCCGGACAGGTGGTAGGTGAACACTCCCATGATAACGACCTCGTGATTAATGTTACGAAATCCAAGAAGTTGACGAATATGCGTGCTTCCGGTTCGGATGATAAAGTTCGTCTGATTCCGCCTGTACAGTTCTCTTTGGAAGAGGCTTTGGAATATATCAAGGAGGATGAGTACGTAGAGGTTACACCGAAGGCAATGCGTATGCGTAAAGTGATTCTGGACGAGATAGAACGTAAACGTGCGAATAAGAATTAA
- a CDS encoding AMP-binding protein — MLYERTLGQWLEHWAETTPDKEYIVYSDRNLRFTWSQFNRRVDDMAKGLISIGVKRGTHVGIWAANVPDWLTLLYACAKIGAVYVTVNTNYKQAELEYLCENSDMHTLCIVNGEKDSDFVQMTYTMLPELKTCERGHLKSQRFPHMRNVVYVGQEKHRGMYNTAEILLLGNNVEDECLNNLKSQVTCHDVVNMQYTSGTTGFPKGVMLTHYNITNNGYLTGEHMKFTSDDKLCVCVPLFHCFGVVLATMNCLTHGCTEVMVERFNPLVVLASIHKERCTALYGVPTMFIAELHHPMFDMFDMSSLRTGIMAGSLCPVELMKQVEEKMYMKVTSVYGLTETSPGMTASRIDDPFDVRCNTVGHDFEHTEVRVIDPETGEECPVGVQGEMCNRGYNNMKGYYKNPQATAEVIDKNGFLHSGDLGVKDEDGNYRITGRIKDMIIRGGENIYPREIEEFLYKLEGVKDVQVAGIPSKKYGEEVGAFIILKEGADIHESDVRDFCTGKISRYKIPKYVFFIDEFPMTGSGKIQKFKLKDVGLQLCKAQGIEII, encoded by the coding sequence ATGTTATACGAAAGAACGCTCGGCCAATGGCTGGAGCACTGGGCAGAAACTACGCCCGACAAAGAATATATCGTTTATTCCGACCGTAACCTGCGCTTCACCTGGAGCCAGTTCAACCGCCGGGTAGACGACATGGCAAAAGGACTAATTTCTATCGGAGTGAAACGCGGCACCCATGTAGGTATATGGGCCGCTAATGTACCCGACTGGCTTACTCTTCTGTATGCCTGCGCCAAAATAGGTGCCGTCTATGTCACCGTAAATACCAACTACAAACAGGCAGAACTGGAATACTTGTGCGAAAACTCAGATATGCATACCCTTTGCATTGTGAATGGTGAAAAAGACAGCGACTTCGTACAAATGACTTACACCATGCTGCCGGAACTGAAAACCTGCGAACGCGGACATTTGAAGAGCCAACGCTTCCCGCACATGCGCAACGTTGTTTATGTAGGCCAGGAGAAACATCGCGGTATGTACAATACAGCCGAAATCCTCTTATTGGGTAACAATGTGGAAGATGAATGTCTGAATAATCTGAAAAGCCAGGTAACCTGCCATGATGTAGTGAATATGCAATACACATCCGGCACCACCGGATTCCCGAAAGGCGTTATGCTCACCCACTATAACATAACTAACAATGGCTATCTGACAGGAGAACACATGAAGTTCACCAGCGACGATAAGTTATGCGTTTGTGTACCCCTCTTCCACTGCTTCGGTGTAGTACTTGCCACCATGAACTGTCTGACACATGGCTGTACGGAAGTAATGGTGGAACGCTTCAATCCGCTGGTAGTGCTTGCCTCCATTCATAAAGAACGCTGCACGGCTCTGTACGGTGTCCCCACAATGTTCATTGCCGAGTTGCATCATCCGATGTTCGACATGTTCGATATGTCCAGCCTGCGCACCGGCATCATGGCCGGCTCACTCTGCCCAGTGGAACTGATGAAGCAGGTGGAAGAAAAGATGTATATGAAAGTTACAAGTGTATATGGTCTGACAGAAACATCGCCGGGTATGACAGCCTCACGCATTGACGACCCGTTCGATGTCCGTTGCAATACCGTAGGACATGATTTTGAACATACCGAAGTCAGGGTTATCGATCCCGAAACCGGAGAAGAATGTCCGGTAGGTGTGCAAGGCGAAATGTGCAACCGGGGCTATAACAACATGAAGGGTTACTATAAGAATCCGCAAGCCACGGCCGAAGTAATCGACAAGAATGGCTTCCTTCACTCCGGTGACCTTGGTGTGAAAGATGAAGATGGCAATTACCGCATCACCGGACGCATCAAAGATATGATTATCCGTGGCGGCGAAAATATCTATCCGCGAGAAATTGAAGAGTTCCTCTACAAGCTGGAAGGTGTGAAGGATGTGCAAGTGGCAGGCATCCCATCGAAAAAATATGGCGAAGAAGTAGGTGCTTTCATCATACTGAAGGAAGGAGCAGATATACACGAATCGGATGTACGCGACTTCTGTACAGGCAAGATTTCACGTTACAAAATACCTAAATATGTATTCTTCATTGACGAATTCCCTATGACGGGCAGCGGCAAGATACAGAAATTCAAACTGAAAGATGTAGGGTTGCAACTTTGCAAGGCACAAGGAATCGAAATAATATAA
- a CDS encoding MutS-related protein → MTYLDTDRQTQADLSITEGIYDEYPLYSLFSGTETKNGKRMMLDWITSPLNDISAIRKRQEAIAWKELPELPLDEEELDFIEYYLEYRDQIRRPNILVSLTSAFDRLLRHDAQRYIIRRGVTLIILLLNRLESLRENTPKNAPLLLKELAQSIQDTIHGSELKEVIGLYKEKSPSNYTIDKYDYLFRCIHFEQIRGLLSQIYLLDVCRTAQHVAINRGFCCCPEMTETMDLSITGFVHPFTKEGRSNDWKMSNGNICILTGSNMAGKSTTLKAITIAVWLAHCGLPVPARSMICPVFDGIYTSINLPDSLRDGRSHFMAEILRIKEVLQKANSDKRCLIILDEMFRGTNAQDAFEASVAVNELLRKYLHCSFLISTHILEYAKHFEKDSACSFYYMDSRIQNDQFICPYHLIEGISEAQVGYWLVRKELESLHY, encoded by the coding sequence ATGACTTATCTGGATACGGACAGGCAAACGCAGGCCGACTTGAGCATTACAGAAGGAATATATGACGAATATCCCCTCTACTCCTTATTCTCCGGAACGGAGACTAAAAACGGAAAACGCATGATGCTCGATTGGATTACCTCTCCCCTGAACGATATATCTGCCATACGAAAAAGACAAGAAGCGATAGCCTGGAAAGAGTTACCAGAACTTCCTTTGGATGAAGAAGAGCTCGACTTTATCGAATATTATCTGGAATACCGTGATCAGATCAGAAGACCTAATATTTTGGTGTCTCTGACTTCAGCATTCGACCGTTTATTACGACACGACGCTCAACGCTATATCATCAGACGAGGTGTAACTTTAATTATCCTATTATTGAACCGATTGGAATCATTGCGAGAAAATACCCCGAAAAATGCCCCCTTACTATTGAAAGAATTAGCGCAAAGCATTCAGGACACTATACATGGCAGCGAACTGAAAGAAGTTATCGGTCTCTATAAAGAGAAATCTCCTTCCAACTATACCATCGACAAATACGATTACCTGTTTCGTTGTATCCATTTTGAACAGATCAGAGGGTTACTTTCTCAAATTTATTTACTAGACGTATGCCGCACAGCACAGCATGTAGCAATCAACAGAGGTTTTTGTTGCTGTCCGGAAATGACAGAAACGATGGATTTATCTATTACCGGCTTTGTACATCCGTTCACAAAAGAGGGACGAAGTAACGACTGGAAGATGTCAAACGGCAATATATGCATTCTTACAGGCTCCAATATGGCCGGTAAATCAACAACTCTCAAAGCCATCACAATCGCTGTATGGTTGGCGCACTGCGGATTACCGGTTCCAGCCCGTTCAATGATCTGTCCTGTTTTTGATGGAATCTATACTTCAATCAACCTCCCGGACTCCCTGCGTGATGGTAGAAGTCATTTTATGGCGGAAATTCTACGGATCAAAGAAGTTCTTCAAAAAGCGAATTCCGATAAGCGATGTCTGATAATATTGGATGAAATGTTTCGCGGAACAAACGCACAGGATGCCTTTGAAGCTTCTGTCGCAGTAAACGAATTACTCAGAAAATACTTGCATTGCTCATTCCTTATATCGACCCACATTCTGGAATATGCCAAACATTTTGAGAAAGACAGTGCATGTTCTTTCTATTATATGGATTCAAGAATTCAGAACGATCAATTTATATGTCCTTATCATCTGATTGAAGGCATATCCGAGGCACAAGTTGGATACTGGTTGGTAAGAAAAGAATTGGAATCACTTCATTACTAA
- a CDS encoding ATP-binding protein — protein sequence MEKDIIKQIILNQQEFISQVKLLPRKVSIEENGNYVFVGIRRAGKTYMLYQHIQQLLKDGHSKQEILFINFEDERITDIKKEELHLIVECYKEMFAFEPIIFLDEIQNIEGWEHFARRLADEKRQVFITGSNAHMLSREIASTLGGRYLMQEIYPFSFTEYLEYHHITLDAHWHLAPIRTDVVRLFEGYFYNGGLPESFNYTDKRAWLTSLYQKILYSDIVIRNNVRNEQSLRLLVRKLADSVLQPTAIKRLQNILQGDGSKVTRETISSYLGYLHDAYLIFSLCNFNDSIPQREGTKKHYFYDNGILNLFLFQPETKLLENIVAIHLYKQYGEALFYYNKNVEVDFVVPDAGLAIQVSYSLRDEQTRNREVNALVSLSRFMNISTALIISKDQEETIEQDGISIKVIPVWKWLAETKCAVYPS from the coding sequence ATGGAAAAAGACATCATCAAACAAATCATTCTGAACCAGCAAGAGTTCATTAGCCAGGTGAAGCTATTGCCCCGTAAAGTGTCCATTGAAGAAAATGGTAATTATGTATTTGTGGGTATCCGCCGTGCCGGCAAAACTTATATGCTCTACCAGCATATACAGCAACTGCTAAAAGATGGACATAGTAAACAAGAAATTCTCTTCATTAACTTTGAGGACGAACGCATTACGGATATTAAAAAGGAAGAACTTCATCTGATTGTAGAATGTTACAAAGAGATGTTCGCCTTCGAGCCTATCATCTTTCTGGACGAAATACAGAATATAGAAGGATGGGAGCACTTCGCACGCCGGCTGGCAGATGAGAAACGGCAAGTTTTCATCACGGGTAGCAATGCCCACATGCTCAGCCGTGAAATAGCCTCTACATTGGGGGGACGATACCTGATGCAGGAAATATACCCCTTCAGTTTCACGGAATATCTGGAATATCATCATATTACACTGGATGCCCACTGGCATCTGGCTCCCATCAGGACCGACGTAGTGCGTCTGTTCGAAGGTTACTTCTACAATGGAGGCCTACCCGAAAGTTTCAACTACACAGACAAGCGCGCCTGGCTCACATCCTTATATCAAAAAATACTCTATTCGGACATTGTCATTAGAAACAACGTAAGAAATGAACAAAGCCTGCGTCTGTTAGTACGCAAGCTGGCAGACAGTGTGCTTCAACCAACAGCCATCAAAAGGCTACAGAACATCTTGCAAGGAGATGGAAGCAAAGTGACCCGCGAAACAATCTCCAGCTATTTAGGTTATCTGCACGACGCTTATCTCATCTTCTCTCTCTGTAATTTCAATGATTCCATCCCACAGAGAGAAGGAACAAAGAAACATTATTTCTACGACAACGGCATCCTCAACCTATTCCTCTTCCAGCCGGAAACCAAACTACTTGAAAATATTGTAGCTATCCATCTCTATAAACAATATGGAGAAGCACTCTTTTATTACAATAAGAATGTAGAAGTAGATTTCGTAGTTCCCGACGCCGGGCTGGCTATTCAAGTTTCCTATTCTCTCCGCGACGAGCAGACGCGAAACAGGGAAGTCAATGCCCTTGTCAGCCTTTCCCGCTTCATGAACATAAGTACTGCTTTGATTATCAGCAAAGATCAGGAAGAAACTATTGAGCAGGATGGAATAAGCATAAAAGTGATTCCTGTGTGGAAGTGGCTGGCAGAAACGAAATGCGCCGTTTACCCATCATAA
- the rpsO gene encoding 30S ribosomal protein S15, which yields MYLDAAKKQEIFGKYGKSNTDTGSAEAQIALFSYRISHLTEHLKLNRKDYSTERALTMLVGKRRALLNYLKDRDITRYRAIIKELGLRK from the coding sequence ATGTATTTAGACGCTGCTAAAAAGCAAGAAATCTTTGGCAAGTACGGAAAGTCTAACACTGATACTGGCTCAGCTGAGGCCCAGATAGCTTTGTTTTCATACCGTATTTCCCACCTGACTGAGCACCTTAAGCTCAACAGAAAAGATTATAGTACTGAAAGAGCTTTGACAATGTTGGTAGGAAAACGCCGTGCGTTGCTGAACTACCTGAAGGATCGCGACATCACCAGATATCGTGCCATCATTAAAGAGCTCGGTCTGCGTAAGTAA
- a CDS encoding sulfatase: MKINKSICSLALAAPLVLSQNLYAGQRPNIVFFLVDDFGWTESSLSFGEEIYPNNQRFKTPNMERLSQMGVMMTNAYACPVSTPTRASLMTGMSPAHMKITSFISLYKDIVPDAIGGHPGATNENLDDIFAHPEWNYNAFCPVSLEPERETYGLNHTFYATPMVEILRDAGYHTIHVGKAHWGPAGTPGSNPYNMGFVVNIAGSSNGHPKSYLPEDNFGNLPGKGDYGSVQNMSQYYGTDVHLTEAMTREALKTLEHPIRQKLPFYLYFSHYSNHTPIQRDKRYIQPYLDAGMDEGQARYASMVEGMDKGLGDVLDFLETKGVADNTIIIFYSDNGGHSVGNEKGGEPHTQNLPLREGKGSVYEGGIRVPMLFCWPGKVSAGTRINTPVSAEDVFPTILEMAGVKKYETVQERDGQSLVKLIQKGSRYVAKAQKSGKITNQREANAIVIPEAISGIDPERGIIFHFPHQLRFEDQDDIDFMSALRKGDWKLVYRMHTAELELYNLREDIGERNNLAARHLEIVREMAKELGTRLRGWDAPMPTVRATGQKVPMPDEL, from the coding sequence ATGAAAATCAATAAATCAATATGCAGCTTGGCGTTAGCCGCTCCTTTAGTTCTCTCACAGAATCTCTATGCCGGACAGCGCCCTAATATCGTTTTCTTTTTAGTAGATGATTTCGGGTGGACAGAATCTTCTCTGTCTTTCGGTGAAGAAATATACCCTAATAACCAGCGTTTTAAAACGCCCAATATGGAGCGTCTTTCTCAAATGGGTGTCATGATGACAAACGCTTATGCTTGTCCGGTTTCAACACCTACACGTGCATCTCTAATGACTGGCATGAGCCCTGCTCACATGAAGATTACGTCGTTTATTTCACTCTATAAAGATATTGTGCCGGATGCAATTGGCGGTCACCCTGGTGCCACCAATGAGAACCTCGATGATATTTTTGCTCATCCGGAGTGGAATTATAATGCTTTCTGTCCCGTTTCTCTTGAACCGGAACGTGAAACATACGGGCTCAATCATACCTTCTATGCAACTCCTATGGTTGAAATTCTTCGTGATGCGGGCTATCATACTATTCATGTGGGTAAGGCACATTGGGGGCCTGCGGGTACGCCCGGCTCAAATCCTTATAATATGGGCTTTGTGGTTAACATTGCCGGTTCGAGCAATGGTCATCCCAAAAGCTATCTTCCCGAAGATAATTTTGGCAATTTACCGGGTAAGGGTGATTATGGTTCGGTACAAAATATGTCACAATATTATGGTACTGATGTACATCTGACCGAAGCTATGACCCGCGAAGCACTCAAAACGCTTGAACATCCCATCAGGCAGAAGTTACCTTTCTATCTCTATTTTTCCCATTATTCTAATCATACTCCCATTCAACGGGATAAGCGGTATATTCAGCCCTACCTTGATGCCGGAATGGATGAAGGACAGGCGCGCTATGCTTCCATGGTGGAAGGCATGGATAAAGGTTTGGGTGATGTACTTGATTTCTTGGAAACTAAAGGTGTGGCTGACAATACAATTATCATTTTTTACTCCGATAACGGAGGACATAGTGTAGGAAATGAGAAGGGTGGGGAACCTCATACTCAGAATCTCCCATTACGTGAGGGGAAAGGATCGGTTTATGAAGGTGGTATCCGTGTTCCTATGCTCTTTTGCTGGCCGGGTAAGGTTAGTGCCGGAACGCGTATCAATACGCCTGTTTCGGCGGAAGATGTGTTCCCGACAATCCTTGAAATGGCAGGGGTGAAGAAATACGAAACCGTTCAGGAACGAGATGGTCAGAGCTTAGTGAAACTGATTCAGAAAGGTTCCCGGTATGTGGCTAAGGCTCAGAAAAGTGGGAAGATTACCAATCAACGCGAGGCTAATGCTATTGTAATTCCCGAAGCTATTTCGGGCATTGACCCTGAGCGTGGCATCATCTTTCATTTTCCTCATCAGCTTCGCTTTGAGGATCAGGATGATATCGACTTCATGAGTGCTCTCCGTAAGGGCGATTGGAAATTGGTCTATCGTATGCATACTGCCGAACTGGAACTTTACAATCTTCGTGAAGATATTGGTGAACGTAACAATCTGGCTGCCCGACATTTGGAAATAGTGAGGGAAATGGCAAAAGAACTTGGTACCCGTCTTCGTGGTTGGGATGCCCCAATGCCTACCGTGAGGGCAACCGGGCAAAAGGTTCCCATGCCCGATGAATTATAA
- the pckA gene encoding phosphoenolpyruvate carboxykinase (ATP), translating to MANLDLSKYGITDVKEIIHNPSYDVLFAEETKPGLEGFEKGQVTELGAVNVMTGIYTGRSPKDKFFVKNEASENTVWWTSDEYKNDNKPCSEEAWADLKAKAVKELSGKRLFVVDTFCGANPATRLKVRFIMEVAWQAHFVTNMFIRPTAEELANYGEPDFVSFNASKAKVDNYKELGLNSETATVFNLKTNEQVILNTWYGGEMKKGMFSIMNYLNPLRGIASMHCSANTNMEGTDSAIFFGLSGTGKTTLSTDPKRLLIGDDEHGWDDEGVFNYEGGCYAKVINLDKDSEPDIYNAIKRDALLENVTVAADGKIDFTDKSVTENTRVSYPIYHINNIVKPVSKGPHAHQVIFLSADAFGVLPPVSILNPEQAQYYFLSGFTAKLAGTERGITEPTPTFSACFGAAFLSLHPTKYAEELVKKMNKVGAKAYLVNTGWNGSGKRISIKDTRGIIDAILDGSIDKAPTKVIPFFDFVVPTELPNVDPKILDPRDTYECACKWEEKAKDLAGRFIKNFAKFTGNEAGKALVAAGPKL from the coding sequence ATGGCAAATTTAGATTTAAGCAAGTACGGTATCACAGACGTAAAGGAAATCATCCACAACCCGTCTTATGATGTACTGTTCGCAGAAGAAACCAAACCAGGTTTGGAAGGTTTTGAAAAAGGTCAGGTAACTGAACTGGGTGCTGTAAATGTTATGACAGGTATTTATACCGGTCGTTCTCCTAAAGATAAATTCTTCGTTAAGAATGAAGCCAGCGAAAACACTGTATGGTGGACTTCAGACGAATACAAAAACGACAACAAACCTTGCTCTGAAGAAGCTTGGGCTGACTTAAAGGCTAAAGCTGTAAAAGAATTGAGCGGCAAACGTCTGTTTGTTGTTGATACATTCTGTGGCGCTAACCCTGCTACTCGCCTGAAAGTACGTTTCATCATGGAAGTTGCTTGGCAAGCCCATTTCGTAACCAACATGTTCATCCGCCCGACCGCTGAAGAACTTGCTAATTACGGTGAACCTGACTTCGTATCTTTCAACGCTTCTAAAGCTAAAGTTGACAACTACAAGGAACTGGGTCTGAACTCTGAAACAGCTACTGTATTCAACCTGAAGACTAACGAACAAGTTATCCTGAATACTTGGTACGGTGGTGAAATGAAGAAAGGTATGTTCTCTATCATGAACTATCTGAACCCGTTGCGTGGTATCGCTTCTATGCACTGTTCTGCCAACACTAACATGGAAGGTACTGACTCAGCTATCTTCTTCGGTCTGTCTGGTACAGGTAAGACTACCTTGTCTACTGACCCGAAACGTCTGCTGATCGGTGATGACGAACACGGATGGGACGACGAAGGTGTATTCAACTACGAAGGTGGTTGCTACGCTAAGGTTATCAATCTGGATAAAGACAGCGAACCCGATATCTACAATGCTATCAAACGTGACGCTCTGTTGGAAAACGTAACGGTTGCTGCTGATGGTAAGATTGACTTCACTGACAAGAGCGTTACAGAAAACACTCGTGTTTCTTATCCTATCTATCACATCAATAACATCGTTAAACCGGTTTCTAAAGGTCCTCACGCTCACCAGGTAATCTTCCTGTCAGCTGACGCCTTCGGTGTATTGCCTCCGGTATCTATCCTGAACCCGGAACAAGCTCAGTACTACTTCCTGTCTGGTTTCACCGCTAAGTTGGCTGGTACAGAACGTGGTATCACTGAACCGACTCCGACATTCTCTGCTTGCTTCGGCGCTGCTTTCTTGTCATTGCACCCGACTAAATATGCAGAAGAACTGGTTAAGAAGATGAATAAGGTAGGCGCTAAGGCATACTTAGTAAACACTGGTTGGAACGGTAGCGGCAAGCGTATCTCTATCAAAGATACTCGTGGTATCATCGACGCTATCCTTGACGGTTCTATCGACAAGGCTCCTACTAAGGTTATTCCTTTCTTTGACTTTGTAGTTCCGACTGAGTTGCCGAACGTTGATCCGAAGATCCTTGATCCTCGCGACACTTACGAATGCGCTTGCAAGTGGGAAGAAAAAGCAAAAGACTTGGCTGGCCGTTTCATCAAGAACTTTGCTAAGTTCACCGGTAACGAAGCTGGTAAAGCACTGGTTGCTGCTGGTCCGAAGCTCTAA
- a CDS encoding nitroreductase family protein produces the protein MKSIKLMLAGASLLLCCGCGMQVKESTTVTEKASNENAVIENMMSRRSIRKYKPQAVNRDTMQIILNCGINAPNGQNKQSWAIRVVDNPDFINGITEVYKKQNPKAAEDPNFKNMFRNAPTIVFIANDKSYDLSQIDCGLLGENMILSAWSMGIGSCCLGGPTRFINSTPDAAEYLKRLDIPEGYELLYCIAFGYPDETPAAKPRNVEKIKFID, from the coding sequence ATGAAAAGTATCAAATTGATGTTAGCAGGTGCCAGCCTGTTGCTGTGCTGCGGATGCGGCATGCAAGTAAAAGAGAGTACAACTGTGACTGAGAAAGCAAGCAATGAAAATGCAGTAATTGAAAATATGATGTCACGCCGCAGTATTCGTAAATACAAGCCGCAAGCAGTGAACCGCGATACTATGCAGATTATACTGAACTGCGGTATCAATGCCCCCAATGGTCAGAACAAGCAGTCCTGGGCAATCCGGGTAGTGGATAATCCGGATTTCATCAATGGTATCACCGAAGTTTACAAGAAACAGAATCCGAAAGCCGCCGAAGATCCTAACTTTAAAAATATGTTCCGCAATGCTCCTACAATAGTATTTATCGCCAATGACAAGTCTTATGATCTGTCACAGATAGACTGCGGTTTACTGGGTGAGAACATGATTCTCTCAGCTTGGTCTATGGGTATAGGTTCTTGTTGTTTAGGAGGACCGACACGATTTATAAACTCCACACCGGATGCAGCAGAATATTTGAAGAGACTTGATATTCCGGAAGGATATGAGTTGCTCTATTGTATCGCATTCGGTTATCCAGATGAAACTCCGGCAGCTAAGCCGAGAAATGTGGAGAAGATTAAATTCATAGATTAA
- a CDS encoding helix-turn-helix domain-containing protein, translating into MDTSKIVGEKIKSLRESQSISIEQLAERSGLAVEQIERIENNIDLPSLAPLIKIARVLGVRLGTFLDDQDETGPAICRKTEAKDSISFSNNAIQSRKHMEYHSLSKSKADRHMEPFIIDVAATEDSDFVLSSHEGEEFIMVMEGIMEISYGKNTYLLEEGDSIYYDSIVPHHVHAYEGQAAKILAVIYTPI; encoded by the coding sequence ATGGATACAAGCAAGATTGTCGGAGAAAAAATCAAGTCGCTCCGTGAAAGCCAGTCAATCAGTATTGAGCAACTGGCCGAACGTTCCGGTTTAGCCGTAGAACAGATTGAACGCATTGAAAATAACATCGACCTGCCTTCATTGGCCCCGCTCATCAAAATAGCCCGCGTGCTGGGTGTACGCCTGGGAACTTTCCTTGACGATCAGGATGAAACGGGTCCGGCCATCTGCCGCAAGACGGAAGCCAAAGACAGTATCAGCTTCTCCAATAATGCTATCCAGAGCCGTAAGCACATGGAATATCATTCCCTGTCCAAGTCGAAAGCGGACCGCCACATGGAGCCGTTTATCATCGATGTAGCTGCTACGGAAGATAGTGATTTCGTACTCTCCTCTCACGAAGGTGAAGAGTTTATAATGGTTATGGAAGGTATTATGGAAATAAGTTACGGCAAAAATACATATCTGCTTGAAGAAGGAGATAGCATCTATTACGACTCCATCGTTCCCCACCATGTGCATGCTTATGAAGGACAGGCAGCCAAGATTCTTGCAGTAATCTATACTCCGATTTAA